Proteins encoded within one genomic window of Bacteroides sedimenti:
- a CDS encoding carbon starvation CstA family protein encodes MNSIVIVIISVLFLAIGYGIYGRFMAYKVLMLNKDNPVPSVTLKDGHDYVPTNKVVLMGHHFAAIAGAGPLIGPVLAAQYGFLPGILWILVGSLFAGAVHDMIILTASVRYKGKSIAEIARDLVGERLGLITSLAVISILIVSMAGLGIPVVNALKNSPWGTFTVGFTIPVAIFIGIYLKYIRPDKILEGTVIGVLLVLLGVVLGPVVQNSFLGSYLDFDQKQMSLLLAVYGFLAAALPVWLLLLPRDYLSTYMKLGVIGALALGIIIIQPDINMPAVTQFVNGGGPIVPGKVFPFLFISIACGALSGFHSLISSGTTPKLIKNEKDILPIGFGAMLLEAFVAIMALLAATVLPTSDYFAINSVPEVFDKLHMVPQDLPQLSAMVGEDLAGRPGGSVSLAVGMTYVFQSVPWLKSMMGYWYHFCIMFEALFILTTIDSGTRIGRYLLQDLFRQNSREMSKKRSWFNAIFFSGLITLFWGYLLYTGDISTIWPLFGTANQMLAIIAFAIGTTYLLRSKQNKYVWVTVIPLCFVTVVTLSAALMNIFQNYLPKGLYSLAIISAILILLVCLVLIESIINWRRITKMSTNELSSVEIELIGEPVMSYNNLKNDVRSKDRIL; translated from the coding sequence ATGAATTCAATCGTAATTGTAATTATTTCAGTACTATTTTTAGCTATTGGATACGGGATTTATGGCCGCTTTATGGCGTATAAAGTTCTAATGTTGAATAAAGATAATCCTGTACCATCGGTTACTTTAAAAGATGGGCACGATTATGTCCCGACAAACAAAGTGGTGTTAATGGGGCATCATTTTGCTGCGATTGCAGGAGCCGGCCCTCTTATTGGCCCGGTACTTGCCGCTCAGTATGGATTCCTTCCCGGTATATTATGGATCCTGGTTGGATCTTTATTTGCTGGAGCTGTTCACGATATGATTATTCTCACCGCTTCGGTACGTTACAAAGGAAAATCAATAGCCGAAATTGCTCGAGATCTTGTAGGAGAAAGGCTTGGTCTGATAACTTCCCTTGCAGTGATTAGCATACTTATTGTATCAATGGCCGGTTTGGGAATCCCGGTTGTCAACGCTCTTAAAAATTCCCCCTGGGGAACTTTTACGGTTGGGTTTACAATCCCCGTTGCCATATTCATTGGAATTTATTTAAAGTATATAAGGCCTGACAAAATACTGGAAGGAACTGTAATAGGTGTTCTGTTGGTATTGTTGGGAGTTGTTCTTGGTCCTGTGGTTCAGAATTCGTTTTTAGGGAGCTACCTGGATTTTGATCAGAAACAAATGTCGCTGCTGCTTGCTGTTTATGGATTCCTTGCTGCAGCATTGCCGGTGTGGTTGTTGCTTCTGCCAAGAGATTATCTGAGCACCTATATGAAACTGGGTGTGATTGGTGCCTTGGCACTTGGCATCATTATTATACAACCGGATATTAATATGCCGGCTGTTACCCAATTTGTGAATGGTGGCGGACCCATTGTGCCGGGTAAAGTATTTCCTTTCCTGTTTATTTCGATTGCTTGTGGTGCTCTGTCGGGTTTTCATTCTCTGATAAGTTCTGGAACAACCCCTAAACTGATTAAAAACGAAAAAGATATTTTGCCAATCGGTTTCGGAGCCATGCTTCTGGAAGCTTTTGTTGCAATAATGGCTCTGCTTGCTGCAACAGTATTACCAACTTCCGACTATTTTGCAATCAACTCAGTTCCTGAAGTCTTTGATAAATTACACATGGTTCCTCAAGATTTGCCACAGCTATCGGCTATGGTTGGTGAAGATCTTGCAGGCAGACCCGGAGGCTCTGTATCGTTGGCAGTCGGCATGACTTATGTATTTCAGAGTGTTCCCTGGCTGAAATCAATGATGGGGTACTGGTATCATTTCTGTATCATGTTCGAGGCGCTGTTTATTCTGACAACGATTGATTCGGGCACAAGAATTGGCCGATACCTGCTTCAGGATCTGTTTCGTCAGAACTCAAGGGAGATGTCGAAGAAACGTTCCTGGTTTAATGCGATTTTCTTTTCCGGACTGATCACTTTATTCTGGGGATATTTATTATACACGGGTGATATTTCTACCATATGGCCATTGTTTGGAACGGCCAATCAAATGCTGGCAATCATAGCGTTTGCAATTGGAACAACCTATCTGCTCCGTTCAAAACAAAATAAATATGTTTGGGTAACTGTTATACCTTTGTGCTTTGTTACGGTTGTCACCTTGTCGGCTGCGCTTATGAATATTTTCCAGAACTACCTACCGAAAGGTTTGTATTCTCTTGCCATTATTTCTGCGATATTGATTCTTTTGGTTTGTCTGGTTCTTATAGAAAGTATCATAAACTGGAGACGAATAACCAAGATGAGTACTAATGAGCTCTCTTCGGTTGAGATAGAACTTATTGGCGAACCGGTGATGTCGTATAATAACCTTAAAAATGATGTACGTTCAAAAGACAGGATATTGTAA
- a CDS encoding M23 family metallopeptidase, whose translation MKLSLKFIALSILLSLSQFIQAGDPPMKNFSSMEINHVRVSDPDVFAEGNSVTIHLEQLNEGEYCFPLPGAKVISGYGARRGHSGADIKTCANDTIRCTFDGVVRMSKKYGGYGNVIVVRHANGLESLYSHNSKNFVKSGDVVKAGQAIALTGRTGSATTEHLHFEFRIDGKHFNPNVIFDLSDRSLHKRAIVCTKKGRGVKVKPVSMN comes from the coding sequence ATGAAATTATCTCTTAAATTTATTGCATTATCGATATTACTATCTCTTTCACAGTTCATCCAAGCAGGAGATCCTCCTATGAAAAACTTCTCGAGCATGGAAATTAATCATGTGCGAGTTTCCGACCCTGATGTTTTTGCAGAAGGCAACAGTGTAACGATTCACTTGGAGCAATTAAATGAGGGCGAATATTGCTTTCCTTTGCCCGGCGCAAAAGTAATCTCAGGTTACGGCGCACGCCGCGGACACTCGGGTGCTGACATAAAAACATGTGCCAATGACACGATACGCTGTACATTTGATGGCGTGGTTCGTATGTCGAAAAAGTACGGAGGATATGGCAATGTGATAGTAGTTCGGCATGCAAATGGATTGGAGAGTCTCTATAGCCACAACTCGAAGAATTTTGTAAAATCGGGTGATGTGGTAAAGGCCGGACAGGCCATTGCCTTGACGGGAAGAACAGGAAGTGCCACAACTGAACACTTGCATTTTGAGTTCCGCATTGATGGCAAACATTTCAATCCCAATGTTATTTTTGACCTTTCTGACCGCTCCTTGCACAAGAGAGCCATTGTCTGCACAAAAAAGGGCAGAGGCGTTAAGGTGAAACCTGTTTCCATGAATTAA
- the hutI gene encoding imidazolonepropionase: MRLLIRNIKELCQVEEQPRTMVCGKEMASLPCINDAYLLMEDERILSFGPMSSLPKTIEADVVIDATGKMVLPAFCDSHTHLVYAGSREQEFIDKINGLSYEEIARRGGGILNSARRLHDTTEDELYEEALARVNEIISMGTGAAEIKSGYGLTTEDELKMLRVIKRLRETTPLTIRATFLGAHAVPAEYKGRQSAYVDLIVNEMIPAVGKEGLANFVDSFCDKGFFTCEETERIIEAAAAYGMRPKIHANELALSGGIQVGVKHNALSVDHLEFTGDEEIEALAGSGTMPTLLPGAAFFLGMNYPPARKMIDSGLPVALASDYNPGSSPSGNMKFILSLATIKMKMTPEEAINAATINSAYAMGISDTHGSICVGKRANVLITKEIPSLYFLPYAYTSNLIDSVILGGRVVCRSK, translated from the coding sequence ATGAGGCTGTTAATCAGGAATATCAAAGAACTTTGTCAGGTAGAGGAGCAACCGCGGACCATGGTCTGCGGCAAGGAGATGGCTTCGTTGCCCTGCATCAATGATGCCTATTTGTTGATGGAAGATGAACGCATTTTATCCTTTGGGCCAATGTCCTCTCTTCCTAAGACTATCGAAGCGGATGTGGTGATTGATGCAACGGGAAAGATGGTACTGCCGGCTTTTTGCGATTCTCATACCCACCTTGTCTATGCAGGCAGTCGGGAGCAGGAGTTTATAGATAAGATAAACGGACTTTCGTACGAGGAGATTGCCCGACGTGGAGGAGGGATCCTCAATTCCGCCCGACGTTTGCATGATACTACCGAGGATGAGCTTTATGAAGAGGCACTTGCCCGGGTAAACGAGATTATCTCCATGGGTACCGGGGCAGCAGAGATAAAGAGCGGTTACGGACTGACGACCGAAGACGAGCTTAAAATGTTGCGCGTTATTAAAAGGCTTCGCGAAACCACGCCTCTTACCATCAGGGCTACTTTTCTGGGAGCACATGCCGTGCCTGCGGAGTATAAAGGACGGCAGTCGGCCTATGTGGATTTGATTGTTAATGAGATGATACCTGCCGTGGGGAAAGAAGGGCTGGCCAACTTTGTGGACAGCTTTTGCGATAAGGGCTTTTTTACCTGCGAAGAGACGGAACGTATTATCGAAGCAGCCGCTGCTTACGGCATGCGCCCGAAGATACATGCCAATGAACTGGCTTTGTCCGGTGGCATACAGGTGGGAGTGAAGCACAATGCTTTGTCGGTCGACCACTTGGAGTTTACCGGTGATGAAGAGATTGAAGCTCTGGCAGGAAGTGGAACGATGCCGACATTATTGCCGGGTGCTGCCTTCTTTCTGGGGATGAACTATCCGCCTGCCCGCAAAATGATTGATAGTGGGCTTCCCGTTGCTCTTGCATCCGATTACAACCCGGGTTCATCCCCTTCGGGAAATATGAAATTCATTCTTTCGCTGGCAACCATCAAAATGAAGATGACTCCTGAGGAGGCAATCAATGCCGCGACCATCAACAGCGCCTATGCCATGGGTATCAGTGATACTCACGGTTCTATCTGTGTGGGGAAACGGGCAAACGTACTTATCACGAAAGAGATTCCATCCCTTTATTTCTTACCTTATGCCTATACTTCCAACTTGATTGATAGTGTGATATTGGGTGGGAGAGTGGTTTGTCGAAGTAAATAA
- the hutH gene encoding histidine ammonia-lyase, which translates to MEEIHKISPEHLSIDRLQEIIEKGFKLELSEKSKALILKGRKYLDDRMKTQKEPIYGVSTGFGCLCDISVSGEQLSILQRNLVMSHACGIGERVPNEIVKLMLILKVQSLSYGYSGVQLETVQRLVDFFNNDVCPVVYQQGSLGASGDLVPLAHLSLPILDLGEVNYNGKDLPAHEVNEMFGWKPVTLQSKEGLALLNGTQFMAAYGCWCIMNAKRISAAADVAAAISIDAFDGRIEPFHPAVHAIRPHKGQIETARRISELLAGSEIISRQKVHVQDPYSFRCVPQVHGASKDAIAYVESVFTTEINSTTDNPTIVPDEDLVISAGNFHGQPLAVALDFLAIAVAELGSISSQRIYQLIAGERGLPIFLVSNPGLNSGFMIPQYAAASIVSQSKQLCTPASVDSIESSQGQEDHVSMGANAATKCYKVVQNSERVLAIELFNAVQAIDFRLPLKTSPVLQSICAEYRKVVPFIGNDCVMYTHISNSVEFLRKIKF; encoded by the coding sequence ATGGAAGAAATACATAAAATCAGTCCGGAACATCTTTCAATAGACCGGTTGCAGGAGATTATTGAGAAGGGATTCAAACTGGAATTGTCAGAAAAGTCGAAGGCGCTAATCCTGAAAGGGCGGAAGTACCTGGACGACCGGATGAAAACCCAGAAGGAACCTATTTATGGCGTGTCAACCGGTTTTGGCTGTCTGTGTGATATAAGCGTAAGCGGCGAACAGCTCTCCATACTTCAACGTAACCTGGTGATGTCTCATGCTTGTGGCATTGGTGAACGGGTGCCCAATGAGATTGTGAAGCTGATGCTTATCCTGAAAGTTCAATCGCTCTCTTACGGCTATTCGGGGGTGCAGCTGGAAACGGTTCAACGCTTGGTGGACTTCTTTAACAATGATGTCTGTCCGGTGGTCTATCAGCAAGGCTCTCTTGGGGCATCGGGCGATTTAGTGCCGCTTGCTCATCTTTCGTTGCCCATTCTCGACTTGGGGGAAGTGAATTACAATGGGAAAGATTTGCCGGCTCATGAGGTGAACGAAATGTTCGGCTGGAAACCGGTCACCCTGCAGTCCAAGGAGGGATTGGCGCTGCTGAACGGTACTCAGTTTATGGCTGCTTACGGTTGCTGGTGCATCATGAATGCCAAACGAATCTCGGCTGCTGCCGATGTAGCGGCAGCCATCTCGATAGATGCTTTCGATGGGCGCATTGAACCATTCCATCCGGCTGTACATGCCATTCGTCCGCACAAGGGGCAGATTGAAACCGCCCGTCGTATTAGTGAACTGCTTGCCGGAAGCGAGATAATCTCCCGTCAGAAGGTGCATGTTCAGGACCCTTATTCCTTCCGTTGCGTACCGCAGGTGCACGGTGCATCCAAGGATGCCATTGCCTATGTGGAGAGTGTGTTTACCACGGAGATCAATTCCACCACGGATAATCCGACGATTGTACCCGATGAGGATTTGGTGATCTCGGCGGGTAACTTTCACGGTCAGCCGCTAGCCGTGGCGCTCGACTTTCTGGCCATCGCCGTGGCCGAACTGGGCAGTATCTCCTCCCAGCGCATCTATCAGCTTATTGCCGGAGAAAGAGGGCTTCCCATTTTCCTGGTAAGCAATCCCGGACTGAACAGCGGGTTTATGATTCCGCAATATGCCGCAGCGTCCATTGTCAGCCAAAGCAAACAGCTCTGTACTCCAGCTTCGGTCGATTCGATCGAGTCATCGCAGGGGCAGGAAGACCATGTAAGTATGGGAGCCAATGCGGCAACGAAATGTTACAAGGTGGTTCAGAACAGTGAACGGGTACTGGCCATCGAGCTGTTTAATGCCGTACAGGCCATCGATTTTCGCTTGCCGCTAAAAACATCGCCGGTGTTGCAAAGCATCTGTGCGGAGTATCGCAAGGTAGTTCCATTCATTGGCAACGATTGTGTGATGTACACCCATATCAGCAACAGTGTTGAATTTCTACGGAAAATAAAATTTTAA